The following are encoded in a window of Alkalidesulfovibrio alkalitolerans DSM 16529 genomic DNA:
- the polA gene encoding DNA polymerase I encodes MPLKDRLNLSAEPVFLVDGSAFVYRGFYAFRDMSTREGFPTNALFVVLRMIMKILREEKPRAIGFFLDGKGPTFRNEIYSEYKAQRQATPEDLLVQIEPIKEALRLFGLPVIVSEGGEADDCIASLAERLRPSHPVIIVGADKDLKQCLAERVWLWDPAGKQDKLTGLAEFTGETGLAPSSWPDFQALTGDSSDNIPGVPGIGPKSAAEIMARFPTLEAIWQGLDELPEKYRKKLDGRLEDALRWRELTRLRTTFCHTTDLAALTPAAPDIAGLKEFMARYEFGSLARELSTLPAPQKAASVAASSAKAGGMSLLDYVNGPKAEPKSSAERVATPGELPELSGMHVGLAPLPDGMALGLDGRELLYTGDEAALAKALAAPQAGPASLAAPSFKDILARPRAAGAWRALPFAKVRDLGLMAYLLNPEEREYGLTHLLAAYEADPDMPSLPDDAPGLAARSLGELLAKRLKAAGMERLYAELELPLLPVLRDMEEAGVAIDLGAFESFLDEVTDKLAELTEAIREAAGLSPGEEFNVRSSHQLADLLFNRLSLKPRGKTPGGLPSTSQAVLEKMAGEHPVIDLVLTYRGYEKMRSTYLEPLPRLVGPDGRIHTTFNNLSTATGRLSSSNPNLQNIPIRGEMGGRMRACFTAGPGRLLASADYSQIELRLLAHLCGDPELTKAFAAGEDIHARTAAILHGKEPGEVTPDERRAAKTINFGLLYGMGPQRLSRELKITLTLAKEFIARYFERMPAVKAFFEGVERDARRDGYVTTMFGRRRLLPGLFSRNDNEQAQAVRQAINTRVQGSAADIIKLAMLRAHEDERLRALGARLILQVHDELVIEAPKDAAREAGERLAGIMTSAVDISVPLAVDWGVGPTWAEAH; translated from the coding sequence ATGCCCCTCAAGGATCGATTGAACCTTTCCGCCGAGCCCGTCTTTCTCGTGGACGGTTCCGCCTTCGTCTACCGCGGTTTCTATGCCTTTCGCGACATGAGCACACGCGAAGGCTTTCCCACCAACGCGCTCTTCGTTGTCCTGCGCATGATCATGAAGATCCTGCGCGAAGAAAAGCCACGGGCCATCGGTTTCTTCCTCGACGGCAAAGGCCCCACCTTCCGCAACGAGATATATTCCGAATACAAGGCCCAGCGCCAAGCCACGCCGGAAGACCTCCTCGTCCAGATCGAGCCCATCAAGGAGGCGTTGCGCCTCTTCGGGCTGCCGGTCATCGTCTCCGAGGGCGGCGAGGCCGACGACTGCATCGCCTCGCTGGCCGAACGCCTGCGGCCAAGCCACCCTGTGATCATCGTCGGCGCGGACAAGGACCTCAAGCAGTGCCTGGCCGAGCGTGTCTGGCTGTGGGATCCGGCGGGCAAGCAGGACAAGCTCACGGGGCTGGCCGAATTCACGGGCGAGACCGGCCTTGCGCCGTCGTCGTGGCCGGACTTCCAGGCCCTCACGGGCGACTCCTCGGACAACATCCCGGGCGTCCCGGGCATCGGCCCCAAGTCCGCGGCCGAAATCATGGCCCGCTTCCCCACCCTGGAGGCCATCTGGCAAGGGCTCGATGAACTGCCCGAGAAGTACCGCAAGAAGCTCGATGGCCGCCTGGAGGACGCGCTCAGGTGGCGCGAGCTGACGCGGCTGCGCACCACGTTCTGCCACACCACCGACCTGGCCGCGCTCACGCCCGCCGCGCCGGACATCGCGGGCCTGAAGGAATTCATGGCCCGCTACGAATTCGGCTCCCTGGCGCGCGAGCTTTCCACCCTGCCCGCGCCGCAAAAAGCCGCGTCCGTGGCCGCGTCAAGCGCCAAGGCCGGGGGCATGAGCCTGCTGGATTACGTGAATGGGCCGAAAGCCGAGCCAAAGAGTTCGGCCGAGCGCGTCGCCACGCCTGGGGAGTTGCCGGAACTTTCGGGCATGCACGTTGGCCTTGCGCCGCTGCCGGACGGCATGGCGCTCGGCCTTGACGGCCGCGAACTGCTCTACACGGGCGACGAAGCCGCCCTGGCCAAGGCCCTGGCCGCGCCCCAGGCCGGACCAGCGAGCCTTGCCGCGCCCTCCTTCAAGGATATCCTGGCCCGGCCCAGGGCGGCCGGGGCCTGGCGCGCCCTGCCCTTCGCCAAGGTGCGCGACCTGGGGCTCATGGCCTATCTCCTGAACCCCGAGGAACGCGAGTACGGCCTCACGCATCTGCTCGCGGCCTACGAGGCCGACCCGGACATGCCGTCCCTGCCCGACGACGCGCCGGGCCTTGCCGCGCGCTCCTTGGGCGAGCTGCTCGCCAAGCGCCTCAAGGCGGCCGGCATGGAGCGCCTCTACGCCGAGCTCGAACTGCCGCTGCTGCCGGTCCTGCGCGACATGGAGGAGGCAGGCGTGGCCATCGACCTCGGGGCCTTCGAGAGCTTCCTGGACGAGGTCACGGACAAGCTCGCGGAACTGACCGAGGCCATCCGCGAGGCGGCCGGGCTTTCGCCCGGCGAGGAGTTCAACGTCCGCTCCTCGCACCAGTTGGCCGACCTGCTCTTCAACCGGCTCTCGCTCAAGCCGCGCGGCAAGACGCCCGGCGGGCTGCCCTCCACCTCGCAGGCCGTGCTGGAGAAGATGGCCGGGGAGCACCCGGTCATCGACCTGGTGCTGACCTATCGCGGCTACGAGAAGATGCGCTCCACCTATCTCGAACCGCTGCCGAGGCTGGTGGGGCCGGACGGCCGCATCCACACCACGTTCAACAACCTCTCCACGGCCACGGGCAGGCTTTCGAGCTCCAACCCGAACCTGCAGAACATCCCCATCCGGGGCGAGATGGGCGGCCGCATGCGCGCCTGCTTCACGGCCGGGCCGGGCCGCCTGCTGGCCTCGGCCGACTACTCGCAGATCGAGTTGCGGCTGCTCGCGCACCTGTGCGGCGACCCGGAACTGACCAAGGCCTTCGCCGCCGGGGAGGACATCCACGCGCGCACGGCCGCGATCCTGCACGGCAAGGAGCCGGGCGAGGTCACGCCCGACGAGCGGCGCGCGGCCAAGACCATCAACTTCGGCCTGCTCTACGGCATGGGGCCGCAGCGGCTGTCTCGCGAGCTGAAGATCACGCTGACCCTGGCCAAGGAGTTCATCGCCCGCTATTTCGAGCGCATGCCAGCGGTGAAGGCATTCTTCGAGGGCGTGGAGCGCGACGCGCGGCGCGACGGCTACGTGACCACCATGTTCGGCAGGCGGCGGCTTCTGCCGGGGCTGTTCTCGCGCAACGACAACGAGCAGGCCCAGGCCGTGCGCCAGGCCATCAACACGCGCGTGCAGGGCTCGGCCGCGGACATCATCAAGCTGGCCATGCTGCGCGCGCACGAGGACGAGCGGCTGCGCGCGCTCGGCGCGCGGCTGATCCTCCAGGTGCACGACGAACTGGTCATCGAGGCCCCCAAGGACGCCGCGCGCGAGGCGGGCGAACGCCTGGCCGGGATCATGACCTCGGCCGTGGATATCTCCGTGCCCCTGGCAGTGGACTGGGGCGTCGGCCCCACCTGGGCCGAGGCGCATTGA
- a CDS encoding DHH family phosphoesterase, whose protein sequence is MAYFRVLAEEMKRLIGLLDKKQRWLILMNADPDSMASAMALKRIIGRRVAKVSLAHINEVRRPDNLTMIRTLRIPTHMLTKRMPSHYDRLALVDSQPHHNPAFEGLEFSIVLDHHPLKAESPVAAPFTEIRTEYGACSTLLTEYLYNLGIKPSPLLATALLYGIKSDTQSFERNFCDTDVRAFRHLTKFANQMALKKIVRSEYHLHWLHYFRAALERLEICEHGAYVYMGEVENPDILVILADFFLRVHEINWTAIAGKCGPTLVVIFRGDGLEQDVGVMASEMFGDVGSAGGHRQAARAEIDLKALKTSPEILLCSRFDGKKLQCCTEHMPTATPDA, encoded by the coding sequence ATGGCCTATTTCCGGGTGCTGGCCGAGGAGATGAAGCGGCTCATCGGGCTTCTCGACAAGAAGCAGCGCTGGCTGATCCTGATGAACGCCGATCCGGACTCCATGGCCTCGGCCATGGCGCTCAAGCGCATCATCGGCCGCCGGGTGGCCAAGGTGAGCCTGGCCCACATCAACGAGGTGCGCAGGCCCGACAACCTGACCATGATCCGCACCCTGCGCATCCCCACCCACATGCTCACCAAGCGCATGCCCTCGCACTACGACCGTCTCGCCCTGGTCGACTCGCAGCCGCACCACAATCCAGCCTTCGAGGGCCTTGAATTCTCCATCGTCCTCGACCATCATCCGCTCAAGGCCGAATCGCCCGTCGCCGCTCCCTTCACGGAGATCAGGACCGAATACGGGGCCTGCTCCACCCTGCTCACGGAATACCTCTACAACCTGGGCATCAAGCCCTCCCCGCTCCTGGCCACGGCCCTGCTCTACGGCATCAAGTCCGACACCCAGAGCTTCGAGCGTAATTTTTGCGACACGGACGTGCGCGCCTTCCGCCATCTGACCAAGTTCGCCAACCAGATGGCCCTGAAGAAGATCGTGCGCAGCGAATACCACCTGCACTGGCTGCACTATTTCCGCGCCGCGCTCGAACGCCTGGAGATCTGCGAACACGGGGCCTACGTCTACATGGGCGAGGTGGAGAACCCGGACATTCTGGTCATCCTGGCCGACTTCTTCCTGCGTGTGCACGAGATCAACTGGACGGCCATCGCCGGTAAGTGCGGCCCCACGCTGGTCGTCATCTTCCGGGGTGACGGCCTGGAGCAGGACGTGGGCGTCATGGCCAGCGAGATGTTCGGCGACGTGGGCAGCGCGGGCGGCCATCGCCAGGCTGCGCGGGCCGAGATCGACCTGAAGGCCCTGAAGACGTCGCCCGAAATCCTGCTCTGCTCGCGCTTCGACGGCAAAAAATTGCAGTGCTGCACCGAGCACATGCCCACCGCAACCCCGGACGCCTGA
- the cbiR gene encoding cobamide remodeling phosphodiesterase CbiR: MPLKKQTSEGPLTLSVGPTDFPFRLAAPSWVWPGTVGENCRRLGEVFDEVGIVLFESQASLAYTEEDLPPTMAELSLRYHLHLPLDLPWSQGILAVRHIIEGLLDKTAFLDPWSFVLHAPPHAKLLDEVAFCFIHQGIKPDRILLENTKEFNPLEFWCDIRYLGLNVCLDLGHLIAYNQERLLDLPRLWPRVKLLHLSAPGDGDRHLPLTELDREGRRLLRVILSRMGPDTVVMPEVFEPEGLAESLAVLHHVMTTSAG; the protein is encoded by the coding sequence ATGCCCCTGAAAAAACAGACTTCTGAAGGCCCGCTCACACTCAGCGTCGGCCCCACCGACTTCCCCTTCCGCCTGGCCGCGCCCTCCTGGGTCTGGCCCGGAACCGTGGGCGAGAACTGCCGTCGTCTGGGCGAAGTCTTCGACGAGGTCGGCATCGTCCTTTTCGAATCCCAGGCGAGCTTGGCCTACACCGAGGAAGACCTGCCCCCGACCATGGCCGAACTCTCGCTGCGTTACCACCTGCATCTGCCTCTGGACCTGCCGTGGAGCCAGGGCATCCTGGCCGTGCGCCACATTATCGAGGGGCTGCTCGACAAGACCGCCTTCCTCGATCCCTGGAGCTTTGTGCTGCATGCCCCGCCGCACGCCAAGCTTCTGGACGAGGTGGCCTTCTGTTTCATCCACCAGGGCATCAAGCCCGACCGCATCCTCCTGGAGAACACCAAGGAATTCAACCCCCTGGAGTTCTGGTGCGACATCCGCTACCTGGGCCTGAACGTCTGCCTCGATCTTGGGCACCTCATCGCCTACAACCAGGAGCGGCTTTTGGACCTGCCCCGGCTGTGGCCGCGCGTGAAGCTGTTGCACCTGAGCGCGCCCGGCGACGGCGACCGCCATCTGCCGCTGACCGAGCTCGACCGCGAGGGACGCCGCCTGCTCCGCGTCATCCTCTCGCGCATGGGGCCCGACACCGTGGTCATGCCCGAGGTCTTCGAACCCGAGGGGCTGGCCGAGTCCCTGGCCGTCCTGCATCACGTCATGACCACCTCGGCGGGCTGA
- a CDS encoding bifunctional adenosylcobinamide kinase/adenosylcobinamide-phosphate guanylyltransferase yields MIALVLGGQSSGKSDHALAMLANAPAPRALLVTGRAEDPDFARRIMAHKQGRDAALPVIEARENLSEELTRLGAAQTSVLVDSLDFWLFSCIMSDTLQAQADALCEALRAFASQGPSVVVVSQEAGLCPVAGDGATRAFVRELGAVNRRVATLADEAWFVAAGLPLRLKG; encoded by the coding sequence ATGATCGCCCTGGTGCTCGGCGGGCAGTCATCGGGCAAGTCCGACCACGCCCTGGCCATGCTTGCGAACGCGCCCGCGCCCCGCGCCCTCCTGGTCACGGGTCGAGCCGAGGACCCGGACTTCGCCCGCCGCATCATGGCCCACAAACAGGGCCGAGACGCCGCCCTGCCGGTGATCGAAGCGCGCGAGAACCTGTCGGAAGAGCTTACACGTCTTGGCGCGGCGCAAACCTCCGTGCTCGTGGACAGCCTTGATTTCTGGCTGTTTTCCTGCATCATGTCGGACACGCTCCAAGCGCAGGCCGATGCGCTGTGCGAGGCGCTCCGGGCTTTTGCGAGCCAGGGGCCCTCGGTCGTCGTGGTCTCGCAGGAGGCCGGGCTTTGCCCCGTGGCCGGGGATGGCGCGACCAGGGCCTTCGTGCGCGAGCTCGGAGCCGTGAACCGGCGCGTGGCCACATTGGCCGACGAGGCCTGGTTCGTGGCCGCCGGGCTGCCGCTCAGGCTCAAGGGCTGA